The following proteins are co-located in the Vigna unguiculata cultivar IT97K-499-35 chromosome 9, ASM411807v1, whole genome shotgun sequence genome:
- the LOC114162173 gene encoding putative disease resistance protein At1g50180 — MMAQAIVNFIVQSLGDLLIQEAVFLYGVEDQVLQLQTELRMMRSYLQDADRRQDENESLRSWISEIREAAYDSDDVIESYALREASRRNLPGVWNLVRRYVSIINRFIEIHIVGSHVDNVIARISSLTRSLKTYGIKPEKGEPSNSVHGRQILRRSYSHVIEEDIIGVDDDVKSLETCLLDPSKRVVAICGMGGLGKTTLAKKVYHSVDVRNSFESLAWAYISQHCQARDVWIGILFRLISPSQEQRQEIENMRDEELAKMLYEVQVEKSCLVVLDDIWNADSWNKLKPAFPHGTSVSAVGSKILLTSRNIDVAFQMDPSCYLHTPEFLNEVDSWELFQKKALLKIHDPDYREKEKLGREMVGRCGGLPLAIIVLGGLLASKPTFNEWDTVCKNINSYLRRANGQEQRLGEVLALSYYELPYQLKPCFLHLAHFPENLEIPTKKLIRIWVAEGIISLDHSEGEGEEALEDVAQRYLTELVERCMIQVVEKSSSGRIRTCQMHNLMRELCVERAYRENFLLEINSRNVDESRGTSRARPVGKVRRIALFLDHDVDRFFPSQLKSHHHLRSLLCFHEKPAKLSEWGLMKPFFKKCRLLRVLNLEGMQGLGGKLPKEIGYLIHLRFLSLRNTKIDELPASIGNLKCLMTLDLLTGNSTVQIPNVIGNMQKMRHLYLPESCGNSIERWQLDNLKNLQTLINFPAEKCHVRDLMKLTNLRKLVIDDPNFGGIFRYPNVQFKHLESLFFVSYEDISVVHVALGCPNLYKLHIEGPIKNFPEPHQLSSKLQKLKLSGSGLVVDPMPTLEKLPNLRLLELQLDSFVGKQLHCSGTGFAQLKSLVIHDLFNLEEWRLDKGAMTCLRELKIENCTKLEKVPEGLRFLTSIQHLEIRSMFAAFRTKLEKGGEDHYKIQHVPTVVFCYCDY; from the exons ATGATGGCTCAGGCCATAGTGAACTTCATAGTGCAAAGTCTTGGTGATTTGCTGATTCAAGAAGCAGTGTTCCTATATGGGGTGGAAGACCAAGTGTTGCAGCTGCAAACTGAATTGAGGATGATGCGGTCTTACTTGCAAGATGCAGACAGAAGGCAAGACGAAAACGAGAGCCTAAGGAGTTGGATTTCAGAAATCAGAGAAGCAGCTTATGATTCTGATGATGTGATCGAGTCATATGCCCTCAGAGAGGCCTCGAGAAGAAATTTGCCTGGTGTGTGGAACCTCGTCAGAAGGTATGTTTCAATCATCAACCGGTTCATAGAAATCCACATAGTGGGATCTCATGTTGATAATGTCATAGCTAGGATTTCTAGCCTCACAAGGAGTCTTAAAACCTATGGCATAAAACCTGAGAAAGGAGAGCCCTCAAATTCTGTGCACGGGAGACAGATTTTGAGGAGGTCTTATTCACATGTCATTGAAGAGGACATAATTGGTGTTGACGATGATGTCAAGAGTTTGGAGACATGTTTGTTGGACCCCAGCAAAAGAGTGGTGGCCATTTGTGGGATGGGAGGATTGGGAAAGACAACATTGGCAAAGAAGGTGTACCATAGTGTTGATGTGAGGAACAGTTTTGAGAGCTTGGCTTGGGCTTACATATCACAGCACTGTCAGGCAAGGGATGTGTGGATAGGAATTTTGTTTAGGTTGATCTCTCCTTCACAGGAGCAGAGACAGGAAATTGAGAACATGAGAGATGAAGAGCTTGCAAAGATGCTTTACGAGGTTCAAGTGGAGAAGAGTTGCTTAGTGGTTCTTGATGATATTTGGAATGCAGACTCATGGAACAAACTGAAGCCTGCATTCCCTCATGGAACATCAGTATCAGCAGTTGGTAGCAAAATATTACTAACTTCTCGAAACATTGATGTTGCATTCCAGATGGATCCTAGTTGTTATCTTCACACACCAGAATTTTTGAATGAAGTTGACAGCTGGGAGTTGTTCCAAAAGAAGGCATTACTAAAAATTCATGATCCAG ACTACAGAGAGAAGGAGAAGTTGGGAAGGGAAATGGTTGGAAGATGTGGAGGTTTACCATTGGCCATCATTGTTCTTGGAGGATTGTTAGCATCAAAGCCTACATTCAATGAATGGGACACTGTGTGCAAGAACATCAACTCATATTTGAGGAGAGCAAACGGCCAAGAACAACGCTTAGGAGAGGTGTTGGCTTTGAGCTATTACGAATTACCATACCAGTTGAAGCCATGCTTTCTACACTTGGCTCATTTCCCTGAAAATTTAGAGATACCAACAAAGAAACTAATTAGAATATGGGTGGCAGAGGGTATTATATCATTGGATCACAGTGAAGGAGAAGGTGAAGAAGCTCTTGAGGATGTGGCGCAACGTTATTTAACCGAGCTAGTGGAAAGGTGCATGATTCAAGTAGTTGAAAAGAGTTCATCAGGAAGAATTAGAACCTGCCAAATGCACAACCTCATGAGGGAACTTTGTGTTGAGAGGGCATATCGGGAAAACTTTCTTCTGGAGATCAATTCCCGGAATGTAGATGAATCTAGAGGGACATCAAGAGCAAGGCCAGTGGGAAAAGTTCGTAGGATTGCCTTGTTTTTGGATCATGATGTTGATAGGTTCTTCCCTTCACAGCTGAAAAGCCACCACCATTTAAGGTCTCTTCTTTGCTTCCATGAAAAGCCAGCCAAGCTGAGTGAATGGGGTTTGATGAAGCCATTTTTCAAAAAATGCAGGTTACTCAGAGTCCTGAACTTGGAAGGAATGCAGGGTCTGGGAGGGAAGTTGCCAAAAGAAATTGGCTACTTGATCCACCTAAGGTTTCTCAGTCTGAGAAACACAAAAATTGATGAGTTGCCAGCATCAATAGGTAATTTAAAATGCTTGATGACCCTGGATCTTCTAACAGGGAATTCAACTGTGCAAATACCAAATGTCATAGGTAACATGCAAAAGATGAGACATTTATATCTACCAGAGTCTTGTGGAAATAGCATTGAAAGGTGGCAACTGGACAACCTGAAAAACTTGCAGACCCTGATTAACTTCCCTGCAGAAAAGTGTCATGTAAGAGATCTCATGAAACTAACCAATTTGAGAAAATTGGTGATTGATGATCCTAACTTTGGAGGTATCTTTAGGTATCCTAACGTACAATTTAAGCACCTAGAGTCATTGTTTTTCGTGAGTTATGAGGATATATCAGTTGTTCATGTTGCATTAGGATGTCCCAATCTTTACAAACTGCACATAGAAGGGCCTATAAAGAATTTTCCTGAACCGCACCAACTTTCTTCCAAGCTTCAGAAGCTAAAGCTGTCGGGTTCTGGACTTGTTGTAGATCCAATGCCAACATTAGAGAAGCTTCCAAATTTAAGGTTGCTCGAGCTACAACTTGATTCATTCGTAGGAAAGCAACTGCATTGTTCCGGCACAGGCTTTGCTCAGCTCAAGTCTCTGGTTATCCATGATTTGTTCAATCTTGAGGAGTGGAGGTTGGACAAAGGAGCCATGACTTGTCTTAGAGAACTCAAGATTGAAAATTGCACCAAGCTTGAGAAGGTTCCAGAGGGGCTCAGATTTCTTACCAGTATTCAGCATTTGGAGATCAGATCAATGTTTGCAGCATTCAGAACCAAACTTGAAAAAGGAGGAGAGGATCATTACAAAATCCAACATGTCCCAACTGTGGTTTTTTGTTACTGTGACTATTAG